The Gemmatimonadota bacterium genome segment ATAAATTGTATGAGGAAAATAAGCTCGAATGCAGTTTACGATAATCACTATATGTTGTCAAGAAATTAGCGGGAAGAGAGGGTGCTCTTCACGACTCATCGCACTTCAGGTATTGACACACTCAGTGCATTTGCTGTTTCTACTGTGTTGTCCCAGGTTTCGTCTTCGATAAAGACACCTTCTGCTTCGCGTTTGGCGCGTGTGTCGTGTTCGATTTCTCCCGGGAGATAAATTTTATCGACACCGGGCTGGGTGCGGGAGGACTTGATCCAGTCGCAGAGACGGCCAATTTCGTTGAGATAGTCAGAGAGGTCGATAAAGCTGTCGATTTTGATGGCGATGGCGATATAGCCACTGCCGCCTCGCGTGGGTTGTTCTGAACTGCATCCCGCCCATGAGAGGCCGCCCGCGATGGCGTCGATCATCATGCCCAGGCCATATCCCTTGTGGCCTTGTGGACCGCCTAAGGGCAGCATTGCCACGTCGCTGCCCTTGAAGCGATTGGGGTCATTCACGGGATTGCCGTCTGCATCTATGAGCCAGCCATCGG includes the following:
- a CDS encoding Ldh family oxidoreductase, which translates into the protein FSGPPPPGPPLMLDITTSMSAGGKVDVYRARGQQTPDGWLIDADGNPVNDPNRFKGSDVAMLPLGGPQGHKGYGLGMMIDAIAGGLSWAGCSSEQPTRGGSGYIAIAIKIDSFIDLSDYLNEIGRLCDWIKSSRTQPGVDKIYLPGEIEHDTRAKREAEGVFIEDETWDNTVETANALSVSIPEVR